The proteins below come from a single Burkholderia sp. FERM BP-3421 genomic window:
- a CDS encoding CpaF family protein, with the protein MAHDIQFADGAAPFSQSQQFHDIKNAAHEHLLTRIEELGAEFGRWSRQAINQFVDLEMDSFVRLRRIPLNENEVRTIAEALTKELAGFGPIEDLLADPHVEDILINGYNDIYVSRHGILEKLPVRFTDNAHLLRIVRRILAPIGRRLDESNPMVDARLPDGGRVNVVIEPLSIDGPIVSIRKFRKDPLKPSDLLGNGTYNDEIGALLQAAVAARCNVLVSGGTSSGKTSLLNALAFHIPEVERVVTIEDTAELSLNHPHVVRLESRPGGFDGSGVVTIRDLLRNTLRMRPDRIIVGEVRGGEVLEMLQAMNTGHDGSMGTVHASSPRECLYRLEMLAGFAGFQGTESSLRRQIANAIDFIVQIGRLSNGRRRILSVTEVTGLSDNIIATQELYRYEPRVMADGEEVDAWESLGIHPHSPKLTRFRQTLAPAGGAAAGDGFGRGGGGGFNV; encoded by the coding sequence ATGGCACACGACATCCAATTCGCCGACGGCGCCGCGCCGTTCTCGCAGTCGCAGCAGTTCCACGACATCAAGAACGCGGCGCACGAACATCTGCTGACCCGCATCGAGGAGCTCGGCGCGGAGTTCGGCCGCTGGTCGCGGCAGGCGATCAACCAGTTCGTCGACCTGGAGATGGACAGCTTCGTCCGGCTGCGCCGGATTCCGCTCAACGAGAACGAGGTGCGGACGATCGCCGAGGCCCTGACCAAGGAGCTGGCCGGGTTCGGGCCGATCGAGGATCTGCTGGCCGATCCGCACGTCGAAGACATCCTGATCAACGGCTACAACGACATCTATGTGTCGCGCCACGGGATCCTCGAGAAGCTGCCGGTGCGCTTCACCGACAACGCGCACCTGCTGCGGATCGTGCGCCGGATCCTGGCGCCGATCGGGCGCCGGCTCGACGAGTCGAATCCGATGGTCGACGCGCGTCTGCCGGACGGCGGGCGGGTCAACGTCGTGATCGAGCCGCTGTCGATCGACGGTCCGATCGTGTCGATCCGCAAATTCCGCAAGGATCCGCTCAAGCCGTCCGACCTGCTCGGCAACGGGACCTACAACGACGAAATCGGCGCGCTGCTCCAGGCGGCCGTCGCCGCGCGCTGCAACGTCCTCGTGTCGGGCGGCACCAGCTCCGGCAAGACTTCGCTCCTGAATGCGCTCGCCTTTCATATCCCGGAGGTCGAGCGGGTCGTGACGATCGAGGATACGGCCGAGCTGTCGCTGAACCACCCCCACGTGGTGCGGCTCGAAAGCCGGCCGGGCGGCTTCGACGGCAGCGGCGTCGTGACGATTCGCGACCTGCTGCGCAACACCTTGCGGATGCGGCCCGACCGGATCATCGTCGGCGAAGTGCGCGGCGGCGAAGTGCTCGAAATGCTGCAGGCGATGAACACCGGCCACGACGGGTCGATGGGCACGGTGCACGCCAGCTCGCCGCGCGAATGTCTGTACCGGCTCGAAATGCTGGCGGGCTTCGCGGGCTTCCAGGGCACCGAGTCGAGCCTGCGCCGGCAGATCGCCAACGCGATCGATTTCATCGTCCAGATCGGCCGGCTCTCGAACGGGCGGCGTCGCATCCTGTCGGTGACCGAAGTGACGGGCCTGTCCGACAACATCATCGCGACCCAGGAGCTGTATCGCTACGAGCCGCGCGTGATGGCCGACGGCGAGGAAGTCGACGCCTGGGAGTCGCTCGGCATCCATCCGCATTCGCCGAAGCTCACTCGCTTCCGCCAGACGCTCGCGCCGGCGGGCGGCGCGGCCGCGGGCGACGGCTTCGGGCGCGGCGGCGGCGGAGGCTTCAATGTCTAG
- a CDS encoding type II secretion system F family protein, whose translation MSSAALWVLVVALVLAAGALALWRRGDARQERAHTARFIDSRLEPMARPVDKPGAAAAAAAPKAAARPASAGKTLAGWARWREQLLESWLNFSNRAGLDEVRGRIILLLVVIVVLSLWAWAEGGLLAAGATLIGGVTLLVFWLVSRMQRRRLQIVRQLPSFLDGIVRLVTLGNSVPAAFQAALLVTEAPLRGCLDHVSRMLRSGVEIDRAMVYIAQLYRVREFELVGSVLRLSVKYGGRADVMLDRMAVFMRDLEQAERELIAMSAETRLSAWVLGLLPVGIGCFVIATSPQYFGAMWFDEFGRQLVYVAFLLQIAGGYWLYRLARLR comes from the coding sequence ATGTCTAGCGCCGCCCTCTGGGTGCTGGTCGTCGCGCTGGTGCTGGCGGCCGGCGCGCTGGCGCTGTGGCGGCGCGGCGACGCGCGCCAGGAGCGCGCGCATACCGCGCGCTTCATCGACAGCCGGCTCGAACCGATGGCGCGTCCGGTCGACAAGCCGGGCGCGGCGGCCGCTGCCGCCGCGCCGAAGGCGGCGGCGCGCCCCGCGAGCGCGGGCAAGACGCTCGCGGGCTGGGCGCGCTGGCGCGAACAGCTGCTCGAATCGTGGCTCAATTTCTCGAATCGCGCGGGTCTCGACGAGGTCCGGGGGCGGATCATCCTGCTGCTCGTGGTGATCGTCGTGCTGTCGCTGTGGGCGTGGGCGGAAGGGGGCCTGCTCGCCGCCGGCGCGACGCTGATCGGCGGCGTGACGCTGCTGGTGTTCTGGCTGGTGTCGCGCATGCAGCGGCGCCGGCTGCAGATCGTCCGTCAGCTGCCGTCGTTCCTCGACGGCATCGTGCGGCTCGTGACGCTCGGCAACAGCGTGCCGGCTGCGTTCCAGGCCGCGCTGCTGGTGACCGAGGCGCCGCTGCGCGGCTGTCTCGACCACGTGTCGCGGATGCTCCGCTCGGGCGTCGAGATCGATCGCGCGATGGTGTACATCGCGCAGCTGTACCGGGTGCGCGAATTCGAACTGGTGGGCTCGGTGCTGCGCCTGTCCGTGAAGTACGGCGGCCGCGCCGACGTGATGCTCGATCGCATGGCCGTGTTCATGCGCGATCTCGAACAGGCGGAGCGCGAGCTGATCGCGATGTCCGCCGAGACCCGGCTGTCCGCCTGGGTGCTCGGTTTGCTGCCGGTCGGGATCGGCTGCTTCGTGATCGCGACCAGTCCGCAATATTTCGGTGCGATGTGGTTCGACGAGTTCGGTCGCCAGCTGGTCTACGTGGCGTTCCTGTTGCAGATCGCGGGCGGCTACTGGCTGTACCGGCTTGCCCGCCTCAGGTGA
- a CDS encoding type II secretion system F family protein, whose product MDSSRLGAIALGLGAFGVLLLAVLAVLRAVLVQRSEKALVEALDQRAAAVEAAAARAVQAGAPAARAQPADEPPAGRQRFATLLDRAGKIGMDLLDTRIGQRIVAEEDRRLLEQCGYVDTRTRGIFLSARIVCALALPIVVAVLISGRVQESRWTLWVGVAMIVGFMLPKVYIRRRANARRQSVVDELPLLVDMLRLLQGVGLSLDQSMQVVINDFKGMLPVLSSELGIAQRQFGAGRTREQSLQRLATSFGNEDLRAIVRLLIQVDKHGGAVQEPLKQFGDRLRDVRRSMLRERIGRLTVKMTGVMILTLLPALFIVTAGPGMLAVLHTLGQAASH is encoded by the coding sequence ATGGATTCCAGCCGTCTTGGTGCGATTGCCCTCGGTCTCGGCGCGTTCGGCGTGCTGTTGCTGGCCGTGCTCGCCGTATTGCGGGCCGTGCTGGTCCAGCGCAGCGAAAAGGCGCTGGTCGAGGCGCTCGATCAGCGCGCGGCGGCGGTCGAGGCCGCCGCCGCGCGCGCCGTGCAGGCAGGTGCGCCGGCCGCGCGCGCGCAGCCGGCCGACGAACCGCCCGCCGGGCGGCAGCGCTTCGCCACCTTGCTCGATCGCGCGGGCAAGATCGGCATGGACCTGCTCGATACGCGGATCGGCCAGCGGATCGTCGCGGAAGAGGACCGGCGGCTGCTCGAACAGTGCGGCTACGTCGACACGCGCACCCGCGGCATCTTCCTGAGCGCGCGGATCGTCTGCGCGCTCGCGCTGCCGATCGTGGTCGCGGTGCTGATCAGCGGGCGCGTGCAGGAAAGCCGCTGGACCCTGTGGGTCGGCGTCGCGATGATCGTCGGCTTCATGCTGCCGAAGGTCTATATCCGGCGCCGCGCGAATGCGCGCCGCCAGTCGGTCGTCGACGAACTGCCGCTGCTCGTCGACATGCTGCGGCTGCTGCAGGGCGTCGGCCTGTCGCTCGACCAGAGCATGCAGGTCGTGATCAACGACTTCAAGGGCATGCTGCCGGTGCTGTCGTCCGAGCTGGGGATCGCGCAGCGGCAGTTCGGCGCCGGGCGCACGCGCGAACAATCGCTGCAGCGGCTCGCGACGAGTTTCGGCAACGAGGATCTGCGCGCGATCGTGCGGCTGCTGATCCAGGTGGATAAACATGGCGGCGCGGTACAGGAGCCGCTCAAGCAGTTCGGCGACCGGCTGCGCGACGTACGGCGCTCGATGCTGCGCGAGCGGATCGGCCGGCTGACCGTGAAGATGACGGGCGTGATGATCCTGACCTTGCTGCCGGCGCTGTTCATCGTGACGGCCGGCCCCGGGATGCTCGCCGTATTGCATACGCTTGGCCAGGCGGCGAGCCATTGA
- a CDS encoding pilus assembly protein has protein sequence MKRSASSPMLAGLALCALALAGCAFKEQGYGIGPQAERAALMQAAADKNATPDTPGMYLGLIGRMQAQGLYYASLAHIDAYEKQYGVLPDTILLRADALRATDQPVASAAAYQQLLNTPLAARGYRGLGLLAGASGDFARASRELAQASVLAPTDPLTLSDLAYARMREGDVAGSRVPLMKAAELDQSNPKILSNLALFLSANGHAREALGLMNEQKLAPEVRAQIRDDAAKISAAMRARERATAPQAPLAGAPAAAGAGASGVSTQAFDPTVPLLQRFAR, from the coding sequence ATGAAACGATCCGCTTCATCGCCCATGCTCGCGGGACTCGCGCTGTGCGCGCTGGCGCTGGCCGGCTGCGCGTTCAAGGAGCAGGGCTACGGGATCGGTCCGCAGGCCGAACGGGCCGCGCTGATGCAGGCGGCCGCGGACAAGAATGCGACGCCCGACACGCCCGGCATGTACCTCGGGCTGATCGGGCGGATGCAGGCGCAGGGGCTGTACTACGCGTCGCTCGCGCACATCGACGCCTACGAGAAGCAGTACGGCGTGCTGCCCGACACGATTCTGCTGCGCGCCGACGCGCTGCGCGCGACCGACCAGCCGGTCGCGAGCGCGGCCGCCTACCAGCAGCTGCTGAACACGCCGCTCGCCGCGCGCGGATATCGCGGGCTGGGATTGCTGGCGGGCGCGTCGGGCGACTTCGCGCGGGCCTCGCGCGAACTGGCGCAGGCGTCGGTGCTTGCACCGACCGACCCGCTGACGCTGTCGGATCTCGCCTATGCGCGGATGCGCGAGGGCGATGTGGCGGGTTCGCGGGTGCCGCTGATGAAGGCGGCGGAGCTGGACCAGAGCAATCCGAAGATCCTGAGCAACCTCGCGTTGTTCCTGAGCGCGAACGGACATGCGCGCGAGGCCCTCGGGCTGATGAACGAGCAGAAGCTGGCGCCCGAGGTCCGCGCGCAAATCCGCGACGACGCGGCGAAGATCAGCGCGGCCATGCGCGCACGGGAACGCGCCACCGCGCCGCAGGCGCCGCTGGCCGGCGCGCCCGCGGCGGCCGGGGCTGGGGCAAGCGGGGTCAGCACGCAGGCCTTCGATCCGACGGTGCCGCTGTTGCAGCGGTTCGCGCGCTGA
- a CDS encoding fimbrial protein, whose product MNARTQSLAEPAVTDYFVCASSHDEHVRWLAQTLVSAGAVEASPLDPAALAQRITGLNPALVFIDFSADRAAAASIAAAAVRAAHPGLPVVALGSLAEPESALAALRAGVRDFVDFGAPGEDALRITRGLLDHLGEPAIRHGKVTVLLGARAGMGVSTLAANLSVLLQKRSASQGRQTALVDLGLPAGDGALFLNTRCEIHFVEAVRNLRRFDRTFVNTALARHPSGVALTTLPPNLADLRDVSYASCVGLVNRLRAFFDHQIIDLGGFSNREFVSQVTNVADEAWLVCDQGVASVVSAVELLDGLREAGVHAETIRLVVNQYDPALGLASAQIAERLSLPLVATLPARRVPIGHAANQGRLIVETAERDPYVRALEPLVERLASGAAPRSPRAASGLSALKRFIQLSSKRS is encoded by the coding sequence ATGAACGCGAGAACCCAGTCATTGGCTGAACCCGCCGTCACCGACTATTTCGTGTGTGCCTCGTCGCATGACGAGCACGTGCGCTGGCTCGCGCAGACACTGGTCTCGGCGGGCGCGGTGGAGGCGTCGCCGCTCGACCCGGCGGCGCTCGCGCAGCGCATCACGGGGCTCAATCCGGCGCTGGTGTTCATCGACTTCTCGGCCGATCGCGCGGCGGCGGCCAGCATCGCCGCCGCCGCGGTGCGCGCCGCCCACCCGGGCTTGCCCGTGGTCGCGCTCGGTTCGCTCGCGGAGCCGGAGAGCGCGCTGGCCGCGCTGCGCGCCGGGGTGCGCGACTTCGTCGACTTCGGCGCGCCGGGGGAGGATGCGCTGCGCATCACGCGCGGTCTGCTCGACCATCTCGGCGAGCCGGCGATCCGGCACGGCAAGGTCACGGTCCTGCTCGGCGCGCGCGCGGGCATGGGGGTGAGCACGCTGGCCGCGAACCTGTCGGTGCTGCTGCAGAAGCGTTCGGCGAGCCAGGGGCGGCAGACCGCGCTCGTCGATCTCGGGCTGCCCGCGGGCGACGGCGCGCTGTTCCTGAACACGCGCTGCGAGATTCATTTCGTCGAGGCGGTGCGCAATCTGCGCCGCTTCGACCGCACCTTCGTCAATACGGCGCTCGCGCGTCATCCCAGCGGCGTCGCGCTGACCACGTTGCCGCCGAACCTCGCCGACCTGCGCGACGTATCGTATGCCTCGTGCGTCGGGCTGGTGAACCGGCTGCGCGCATTCTTCGATCACCAGATCATCGACCTCGGCGGCTTCTCGAACCGCGAGTTCGTCTCGCAGGTGACCAATGTCGCCGACGAGGCCTGGCTCGTGTGCGATCAGGGGGTGGCCTCGGTCGTGTCGGCGGTTGAACTGCTCGACGGGCTGCGCGAGGCCGGGGTGCACGCCGAGACGATCCGGCTTGTCGTGAACCAGTACGACCCGGCGCTCGGGCTCGCGTCCGCGCAGATCGCCGAGCGCCTGAGCCTGCCGCTCGTCGCGACGCTGCCTGCGCGCCGCGTGCCGATCGGCCATGCGGCGAACCAGGGACGGCTGATCGTCGAGACGGCCGAGCGCGATCCCTATGTGCGCGCGCTCGAGCCGCTCGTCGAGCGCCTCGCGAGCGGCGCCGCGCCGCGCAGCCCGCGTGCGGCAAGCGGTCTGTCCGCGCTCAAGCGTTTCATTCAACTCTCGTCCAAGCGGTCTTAA
- a CDS encoding DUF3613 domain-containing protein: MTHVFDHATNRAATRRRWISAMLLAGALGASGAQAQAQPAQAAPVNATPPASEIGHATLAWLDLQGSNRAAVQEQPMLGAAASLAYQRYLDSFKNKIPEFFGSAASSSGGGGSSSSSLTPASSSQ, translated from the coding sequence ATGACGCACGTATTCGACCATGCGACGAACCGGGCCGCGACGCGGCGCCGGTGGATCAGTGCCATGCTGTTGGCGGGCGCACTCGGCGCGTCGGGCGCGCAGGCGCAGGCTCAGCCCGCCCAGGCCGCGCCCGTCAACGCGACGCCGCCCGCCTCGGAAATCGGCCACGCGACGCTGGCGTGGCTCGACCTGCAGGGCAGCAACCGGGCCGCCGTGCAGGAACAGCCGATGCTCGGCGCGGCTGCGTCGCTGGCGTACCAGCGCTATCTCGATTCGTTCAAGAACAAGATCCCGGAATTCTTCGGCTCGGCGGCGTCCTCGAGCGGCGGCGGAGGCAGCAGCAGTTCTTCGCTGACGCCGGCGTCCTCGTCACAGTGA